TCCCCCAATTGCacccatacaaaatggtttgttatttttattgatgatcgtactcgtatttgttgggtttacttgttgaaagataaaactgaagttcGTTCTATTTTTGTCAGTTTTCACTCTATGATttaaacacaattccaaactagcattcaaattttatgtactgataatggtacgaaatattttaatgatatctgagaaattatcttcaagaaaatgagATTGTTCAccagagttcttgtgtggatacccctcaacaaaataggGTCGTTGAACGAAAAAACGATATATACTTGAAGTTGCTCgagcattgatgttcactacaaatatggaaaactatttttggggagatgctatcttaacagctacacatctcattaatcgaatgccgagtcgagttctttcctttgccactcctctccagaaattccaggaacattttcctacctctcgactccatTCCAGTCTCCCTttgaaaatctttggatgtatagcatttgttcatgttcatgctcacaatcgggataaattggaaccttgTGCCGTTAAATGCgtctttattggttactctcctacccaaaaaggctacaaatgttatgacccTGTCtcaaaaaaaatgtttgttagccttgatgtcacgttctttgaaatCACTCCTTATTTCCAAAAGCCCTCTCTTTAGGGGGAGaagtggagtgaagatcggttctttgatttctttacTACTGAATCTATGCCATCTACTACGTCTCCCATTccttcattccctgacccatctactgagtcattgcatcatttcctgaccTGTCATACACAAAAGATCACTTAACCTaagggggagatgcagaaaagcaaaacaacacaaaaatacttgtttactcacgaaagccaaacacaaagaatagggagaatctcacacctgaggcaccaagagtgttggaaccggtgatagcttcgagcaaccatgagtccacgcccaatcccGATCTGGTAATAGATAGTCATGAGCTCCCTTCTGATAAGTCTATACCTGATtacatcaatttacctattgcattCAGGAAACAAATCAAGTCGTATACTCAGTATccttggtctaaatacatgtcttataaaagcttgtctacatgatatcgtgcttttacctctaacTTTGATAGGatgaaaattccaaagaatatccagGAAGCCCTGGAAATTCCTAAATGGAGGGAGgttgtcatggaggaaatgtgggtcCTGgagaaaaatggaacttgggatgtAATGAATTTGCGGCGAGGGAAGAAaccagttggttgtaaatgggtctttataGTGAAATATAAAGTTGATGGGatagttgaacgatataaagccagacttgttgcaaaaggatgTACACAGACTGATGACATTGACTACACGGAGACATTTGCACGAGTAGAAAACTTGAATACAATTCGGGTCCTCTTGTCCTTGACagccaacttagattggccactataGCAACTCGACATtaaaaatgcatttctaaatggtgagtTAGAAGAAGTCTATATGACAATACCATCGGctttcagtaagaaaggtgaagaaaacagagtatgtaaactcaagaagtccttgtatggactcaagcaatctcctaaAGCTTGGTTCGAtagatttgcaaaagtaataaagaaccaaggatatcaaATAGGGCAATCAGATCCCACtttgttcttccaacagtctgaaagtggTAAGAGAACGATTttgatagtgtatgttgatgatataatcctaactggggatgatacagtagagatggGAAGATTAAGAAAGTCCTAGctactgagtttgaagttaaagacttgggacaaatgcggtatttCTTGGacatggaagttgctagatcaaaagaGGGTATTAGTGTCTCTCTGCGAAAGTATATCACTAATTTCCTAaccgaaactggcatgcttggatgcaaacctagtgaaaccccgattgaagtagtaaagagggttgaagactgCGGAATACTAGTTGAAAAAGAGAGGTATTAGAGATTAGTTGGTAAGCTAATCCACCTATCACATACCAGACCCGATATTGCATTTGCGGTAAGtgtggtaagtcaacacatgcattcaccaaaaaagGCTCATCTAGATGctgtgtacaagatccttagatatctctAGGGCTCTCCGGGCAAaagactcttcttcaagaaatgtgaaaggaagtagaaatttttatagatgcagattgggcaggatcagtggaagatagaaggtctaccatcGGATATTGCACCTtcgtatggggaaatttggtaacttggagaagcaaaaaacaaaatgtagtggctcgaagtagtgCTGAAGTTGAATTCAAGGCAATTgctcaaggaatatgtgaaggactgtggttacggaaactcttggaagagctATATATTCCgatgaaatttcctatcaaactctattgtgacaacaaagcagccattagtatctctctcaatttagttcaacatgacaagactaaacatgtggaagtggaccgacattttatcaaataaaaggttgaagaaggaactatttgtatgacttatgtacctaccaaggaacaaattgcagatatctttactaaaAGGTTAGCACGACAGAACTTTGATGgtctcattagcaagttggagatgattaatatctatgatccaacttgaggggaagTGTTGAAATCCCGAGTATCCGTGGGAATagtgagtaaattaggaaagtgggtaaaagtagaagattgtatattattctgtagggagattgtttccttgtttagaatatttgattgtattatatattgtaagattgggATATAGATAATTttgaattcaagaaatacagaaattgaaTTCCGTTTACAGTCAGCCTTTGTCTCGTTTCAGATCAAATAGTTGAACAGTGCATGTTCTTGCGTTCAGGGGCAAGTCCAACCAAATTGTGTCAAACCCATGTTAGCTTGAGTGAAAAGATGCTATACTTTAATCATTTACGTAAACTAGCCAATTGTTTGTGATGAAACTCTAAATCAAGTTGGAGGCATTGTTAGTTTATTGAGCTACCTAGAAGAAAGATATATTATCATTGGTCATGTTGCCTTCTAAAACGCCAACTCAAACACAAAGGCtttgaatttatatttttcagCTTATCACTGTCTTGTTCATGTCTCTAACCACACAACCTATATTAAATATGTGACTTTTATAGtacaatgtgtggcaacatgcaACATTTTCTATAAGCATCCTTCTACTTCATGCAAATGCAGATTTTGTGCTAATGCCTCTATGGGACAAATGCAATgtaaatgtaaataactctgCATATAAAATTTATGTTGAAATTAATGAAGTGCTGGGTGTTATTATTGTCTTTGGCGGATTtcctttatttaattattttgtggttggaaatgaagaagaagaagaaattttttgTAGGATTGATTTTGTCCTTGAAATATTTTAGATAGTATAGGAGTTTGTAAACCATATTTAAAGGTTCTTAAAATCCGCAACACCTAATACATAAGGCTTCCACACTATATTGAGGACCATTCAGCCTTACCTCCATATTTGTATAGGCTGTTTCCATAACTTGAATTAATTAGCTTGAGGTTTGGATGCAAGTCCATCAAGATCAGTCCCATTTGAAGGTTCTTAAGCATGTTTAAAAATGATGATTGAGACAAGCAAGCATGTTCAGGATAGTGAAAATGAATAAGAATTTCTAGTGCAAAATGTTTTAGttttaaattccaaatattttgaatttttttggtggggggggggggggggggctgtgGAATCTCTGTTTTTAGTTGTTATCAAATTGTCAACTAGATTTATCCTTCCTCCTGAACTACCTTCCCATAAAACTGAAGATTTAtccttttccttatattttccaAAACGGAAGATTTCCATCAAAACAAACACCAACAAAGTCCTGAAGTCCTGAGATATAAAATTTTTAACAGGAAAACATCACCAAATTGATACTAGTTTTCAACAGTTAGTCTAAAATAGGAGATTGGGTTTGTACTAAAAGTGAAAAAAACTCTTCAACTTAGTGTGTAACTTTGCAGACCTACTTGTATGTCTGTCATTATACAATCTACATTTCTTCAGTGCACAATTCTAAAAAAGAGTTTTATGGAATTTTGTTTGTGTTGGAATCAGCTGTCATTGACAAAATAACATTGAAAAGAATTCAGGGtgtaaaataatatcataatgtCCAAACTTTATTGGAGTTGTGAAATCtttaagaaggaaaaaaaatggagaaaaacttTTATTTGGAATGATGTTTGTGTGACTAGTATCAAActcttttttttgtatttttaaatttttattattattttcatattaataAGAGATCGTCACGTAGTTTAGTCAATATTTCAGAATTAATAGGGTTTTCTTATTACGTGATGGTTTAGCTGCTGCAAACCTTGCTGCACCCAATCAGGCTCAATGAAAAAATACCTGGCTCCGGTACTGATGTAATCTCATAGATCATTTTTAAGGTTCAAATTTGCAAGATAATTGAGCGATGttttttattcaaatccaatatgCTATTTTCTGGTTCTCTTATGGTTATTTTCTTGGTTTCAAGCTCATGAAATTCATCTGACAATGTCTTTACATGCTTCTCTATGTTGGGTTGTGCATTGTTAGAATGTTACCAAAATTGTACTTAGACTAGCTTTTTTTattcatatgattttatttgttTGTGGATGGTCAGAAATTGTTACCAACAATGTGAAGCTCTTTTCCTGTAATTCACTGAGATCAGCAACGAGGGACTTCCATCCATCAAGCCGAATAGGTGGAGGTGGTTTTGGAGTTGTATATAGGGTGAGTAATGGACTGTAAATTATTGAGTCTTCTTTATTGTTGTCGCAACACTATTTTAAAGAGCAAGAGGAAGAGTTTCCTTCAGTTGCAATGGTCTGTCCAGATCTGTCTATCTTAGCATTTGCAGAACTTTGGCATTGTAATTGCAGGGAGCTTTAAAAGATGGCACTCAAGTGGCCATCAAGTGTCTTTCTGCAGAATCTAAACAAGGAACGGAGGAATTCTTGACTGAGATTAACATGATATCAAATATTCGACATCCAAATCTTGTTGAGCTCATTGGCTGCTGTGTTGAGGGCAATAACCGGATATTGGTATATGAATACCTGGAAAACAACAGCCTTGCTACTGTTTTACTTGGTAATTATCAGCACATCAGAAATTTAGGTTAAAGTGAGTCGTATTAATTGGAAGGAATTTGATATATGCAAAAAGTTGTGGTTTTTTTGTTTAGAATTAAATTAATTTGTAACTTAATGTCCACCTTATCCTATTCTCTCAAGTTTGGCAGTGTTCTAAAAAAATCATGGGCAGTGAACTGTCCAGCCTAATCAATCATAACATTTGAAGTAAAGTGTTAAATTTTATGTCTGTGTCATTTTTCCACATTTATCTGCATTGTGCAAATCATGATTTGATTTGCTCTAGATATTGTTCTGTTTGGGATTAATGTTCTAGTTTATGAGTTGTCAAACTTCAGACTATGCTAATATATGACATCTATTATTTAAGGATCAAAAAGTAAACATGCTGCTCTGGACTGGCCTAGGAGAGCCGCTATCTGCATGGGCACAGCTTCTGGTCTAGCATTTCTTCATGAAGAAGCTGAGACACATATTGTCCACAGAGATATTAAGGCTAGCAATATTCTTCTTGATGGGAACTTTCATCCTAAAATTGGAGATTTTGGGCTGGCGAAACTTTTTCCAGACAATGTCACTCATCTTAGCACAAGAGTGGCAGGAACAGTGTAAGCAGAACCTTTTGTTTTCCGCTGCAGAAGCAGTGCAAGTATAACTTTGACTACATTTCCTTCTCTGGTTAGCTACCTGCATTGTTTGAATGGAGAATCATTAGTTTCCGTACTACCAAAGTTTAGAAGTCCATTTGTTATCTGTTACTATTAGGCTTTAGAAGTGGACCCTAAGTGTGCCCTAAAGATGTATCTGTTGTGTAATATACAGAATATTCACCCTATTGTGCATTCAAAAAGTGGAATAAATTTTTGTGTATGCTCCAAAGGATTCTACCTTCAAAAAAATTATTCAGAATTCTATGACTATGCTCCACATACCTGTCTACTCCTAATATGATTTTAGCATAAACATGTGGAGTATGCTAGTCATATATGTTGAGTGTGATGTAGATTTTTTGATTTGTACTTTTCAAATGGGTAATGGGGAACAGACACATGCATATTGCATTCACACCAATCACTTATTGCGAACTTTTATCGAAGGTTGATTCTCCTCAAATAGTTTGTAAAAAGGTGCAACAATATCATAACAAGCAGCAAGCTATGACTAGGAAAATTTTGAATGCAGTAAATACCTATAACAATTGCAACAATTCTGCTTTTGAAATATCACTGTGGTTGGCTTTATGTCGTGTAGAAATAATTTTACAATTTAATCATCTTGCATGTGTAACATACATGCGGCTTAATTTTGTGGAGCTTGGAATTTCAGAGATAATATTCTATCGTAATATGACTTTATGTTTAGTTTTATattgttttgttttattattactCATCGTGATACGCCCCTTCCCCGGCCACCACATATGCGGAGCTTTGTGGACTGGGCTGCCcttctattttcttctttatGATTGCATCTCATTACTCATTTCATATGCACTTGCAGAGGATATCTGGCTCCAGAGTATGCAATGTTTGGACAGCTTACAAAGAAGGCAGATGTATACAGTTTTGGGGTGCTTATCCTAGAACTAATCAGTGGCAATAGTAGCAGTAAGGTGGCATTTGGTGAGGACATGCTGGTTCTCGTGGAATGGGTAACATTTTAAACTTTTGTCATCCATTTTGGCTCAAGTTAAAGAAccacatttcatttttttttaactgcAAAAAAGACATAGAAAAAGAAATTCTCCTGTCTTCCTGCGACTTAATGGCAAATACAAGAGTTTTTCTTAATATGTTTAAGAAGGTTTCTACGCGTGAAAGACACTGATACTGAGCTTGTGTGTCAGATTAGGCTACTCTTGTATACATCCTTACAGTTGATCAAGATATGGGCCGCATTAACATAGGAGTCCCATAACCTGTACATTCATGTTTGTTTTAGCAAATAGGAGTGACTTAGAAATAATCAAGAAATTTACCATGTCAAGATAAAAATATGGATTGGGTCTCCACTATATAATTTATAGATTACAAATTAGTTTGATTTCATGACTTTTTAATTGTTGGacattcttttatttttgttgtaaATCTGAAATGAAGTGAAGTTTCAATGAATAAAAAGCAGCACTTAGGgttagagatggagaagataagaagagaagaaattAGAGGGAGAAGGCCCAGTCTCAGTCTCCTAGAGCATACATACTGCTCCAGGGCTGCCTCTTTCTATATTAATAATAGAAAGCATgaaggacaaaaatacccccactcCCACCATCTAATTACTAAAAGAATGTATTCTCTTCTAAAACTCCCCCTGAAGCTAGACTtgtataaatatcatttaactCTAGCGTCTTACAACTGTTAGACAAAGGTAGGTTTAAATAAGGTCTTTGTGATAACATCGCCTGATTGATCCACAAATTTCACAAATGGACTCCTTACAACCTTCTTGAACATAGCATCCTtgacaaaatgacaatcaactttaATTTGCCTTGCCCTCTCATGAAACAATGGATTGCTAGCGATATAAATAGCAGCTTGGTTATTGTTAAagcatgatatacattgttgacccactacctaataacttaagcttttagataaagtggtaatctaacatgatatcagagtTGGTTTTcaagaggtcctaggttctagtcttgttgcatGTGTTAATTTTGTGGTGTTTAAAAGTTtttgtattccctataatgggtgttatttatcctttttttttttttatctctccatgtgctattAGGTTGCTTGTGTGGGGGAGGGTTAAAGcatgatatgcattgttggcgcACCATCttatagcttaaacttttaggtaaagtagtaatctaacatcATGCTTTAACAGTTATCACTAAACATATCTATGGGCTTCGTTGCCAAGAATCCCATCTCTGGCATAAGAGACTTCAAGCAAATAAGCTCACTACGGTGTGGGCCATAGCTCATTATTCTTCTTTAGCGCTAGATCTAGCTGGAGAAGTTTGTTTCTTGTTATGCTAGATAACAAGATTACATTCCATAAATGTATAGTATCAAGTA
This Malania oleifera isolate guangnan ecotype guangnan chromosome 11, ASM2987363v1, whole genome shotgun sequence DNA region includes the following protein-coding sequences:
- the LOC131168660 gene encoding putative serine/threonine-protein kinase isoform X1, producing MNCSCFPAWKWLEGKRERDQKKPVEIVTNNVKLFSCNSLRSATRDFHPSSRIGGGGFGVVYRGALKDGTQVAIKCLSAESKQGTEEFLTEINMISNIRHPNLVELIGCCVEGNNRILVYEYLENNSLATVLLGSKSKHAALDWPRRAAICMGTASGLAFLHEEAETHIVHRDIKASNILLDGNFHPKIGDFGLAKLFPDNVTHLSTRVAGTVGYLAPEYAMFGQLTKKADVYSFGVLILELISGNSSSKVAFGEDMLVLVEWIWKLRKEERLLEIVDPELTEYPEDEVLRFIKVALFCTQESASKRPSMKQVVEMLSKKVSLNEKVLTEPGVYKAHTSRHVGASSSHDTSSSLVMKGKQLANPFVTSTNFDSSHSVTQMLPR
- the LOC131168660 gene encoding putative serine/threonine-protein kinase isoform X2 — translated: MNCSCFPAWKWLEGKRERDQKKPVEIVTNNVKLFSCNSLRSATRDFHPSSRIGGGGFGVVYRGALKDGTQVAIKCLSAESKQGTEEFLTEINMISNIRHPNLVELIGCCVEGNNRILVYEYLENNSLATVLLGSKSKHAALDWPRRAAICMGTASGLAFLHEEAETHIVHRDIKASNILLDGNFHPKIGDFGLAKLFPDNVTHLSTRVAGTVGYLAPEYAMFGQLTKKADVYSFGVLILELISGNSSSKVAFGEDMLVLVEWDLSTRRLIGTGEVRDGLYHYKPFSASVFHSQRVPNPTPWHQRLDMETEERRKTSGNC